The proteins below come from a single Aegilops tauschii subsp. strangulata cultivar AL8/78 chromosome 6, Aet v6.0, whole genome shotgun sequence genomic window:
- the LOC123494530 gene encoding uncharacterized protein has translation MCCSLKKGVIDDEYNPNTMPVSEHFDDIYATEPVLTSVENVEEYNAGIIPVADNVDDTSTTELDGSKLLRIDDAHDSSLSALSNITLNFGTPVAQHGNGQEPLKFRMLESFENNKDNTTNLQDENEEDTTCEQKATGSVFFERKKSADQAREQFNAQKRAAYRKKKYEDMVRLQKENQPSLPKTATVTSGLINDNDLQDLILNDTQETNPKTEEELKRDRRNAMRRATYRMKKDRQLQDENAHAINLSDNPSISNYTSFSHDESTFPATTTVTSGPINDNDLEVYWHIRHDDNAEDIDVFLSDIMGDEPTGPNLMDEEYYMFRNQGSDNDSMDDESEATMTGGNPSEIDPFDFVYSNIPDNTHILKLAANCEHCKARKFESETDGFCCRNGQIELKQPEPVPELMRLWSSMDADSRHFRENIRFFNGHFAFTTLGDSLDENYTNMKSGVYTFRAHGTIYHNVHSFGPSSRPEHLQLYFYDDDPNLNHRKAATNQLDQDVVKMLVDILKENPYSQQFRSLGAHKDNLDDYRIDLNTDKRLDQRRYNRPLSTEVAAIWVEGSDLAKRGELGWHPKLPERNVPWEVVQHPQLGHDDEEDAEGNSRLCVSVRDYYCYMLQTRPAIFNPILCGARLLQQWAVDMYIKIESCRLRWYRKNQTQIRVDLYKGVVDAITSGETRASAVGTRIVLPGTYPGGDRDMKKRHMDAMAIVHTYGKPDIFLTMTCNPKWEEITNELLPGQTAQDRPDIVARVFYGKLEAMKYMLFKKHILGVVVAYVYVVEFQKRGLPHAHFLLIMDSTYKLVVPEQYDRLISAELPNKQKYPELHALVVKHMMHGPCGALNPKNVCMQDNECKCRYPRLFNENTAQGKDSYPVYRRRDDGSCAKVRGKMLDNRWVVPYNPYLLRMFNCHINVEVCSSIKAVKYLYKYIYKGHDKASFSIDQPDADGNIDEIKRYVDARVAFNAQADLKNVVASENASKSMVERFQIGRIVSANPAEGERYYLRVLLNHVTGKTSFDDLLTVDGVLCGSFRDAAERLGLIKADNTLDDCLTEAEQWAMPCSLRRLFATILVHCEPGDVRGLWDRHLEPMSDDYRRTRTSPNEVEQMVLLDIRGMLQSMGKDIVDFALPSIDDAFDPTEGEAREVIEESTVEFDVDDTKLASSLNLEQRAAYDEILAAVERGDGGVFFVDGPGGTGKTFLYRAMLAKVRSDGKIGIATATSSVAASIMPGGRTAHSRFKIPLSCDDGASCSFTKQSGTAKLLRMASLIIWDEASMTKRQAVEALDNSMRDIMGIRDRPFGGKTVVFGGDFRQVLPVVRRGSRGQIIDATLRSSHLWKGMRQLRLITNMRAHNDTWFADYLLRVGNGTEDVDDQGNILLPEDICLPSTGEVDDLEKLIDHVFPSLDDNMSDSNYMTSRAILSTTNDNVDKINIRMIERFHGDEVIYHSFDSAEDDPYGYYAQEFLNGLTPNGLPPHALKLKLNCPVILLRNIDPANGLCNGTRLVVRGFERNTIDAEIVIGQHAGRRVFLPRIPLCPSENDMFPFKFKRKQFPIRLSFAMTINKAQGQTIPIVGVYLPNPVFSHGQLYVALSRATAKRNIKILIQKEKPKEKANKQKDNPKKRKRPTVSLLTSMKNIVYKEVLTG, from the exons ATGTGTTGCAGTCTTAAGAAAGGGGTAATTGATGATGAGTACAACCCAAACACCATGCCCGTATCTGAACATTTTGACGATATTTACGCGACGGAACCAG TCCTTACGAGCgttgaaaatgttgaagaatacaATGCAGGCATCATACCCGTAGCTGATAATGTTGACGATACTTCCACAACAGAACTAG ATGGTTCTAAATTGCTACGTATTGATGATGCTCATGATTCTTCGTTGTCCGCTCTGAGTAATATAACACTGAATTTTGGCACACCTGTAGCGCAACATGGAAATG GGCAAGAACCTTTGAAATTCAGGATGCTTGAGTCTTTTGAAAACAATAAGGATAATACGACTAACCTACAGGATGAAAATGAAG AGGACACAACTTGCGAGCAGAAGGCAACGGGATCTGTATTTTTTGAACGGAAGAAATCCGCTGATCAAGCTAGGGAACAGTTCAATGCACAGAAGCGCGCAGCTTATCGGAAGAAAAAATATGAGGATATGGTCAGGTTACAAAAGGAGAATCAGCCTTCCCTTCCAAAGACTG CTACTGTCACATCTGGACTCATTAATGACAATGATCTACAAG ATTTAATCTTGAATGACACCCAAGAAACAAATCCAAAAACGGAGGAAGAACTCAAGAGAGACCGTAGAAACGCCATGCGGAGAGCTACATATCGAATGAAAAAAGATAGGCAACTCCAGGATGAAAATGCACATGCCATTAATTTATCAG ACAACCCATCTATCTCCAACTATACATCATTCTCGCATGATGAGTCAACATTTCCTGCTACAACTACGGTCACATCTGGTCCCATTAATGACAATGACCTAGAAG TCTACTGGCACATTCGCCATGACGACAATGCAGAAGACATCGATGTATTCCTAAGCGACATCATGGGCGATGAGCCGACAGGTCCCAATTTGATGGACGAGGAGTACTACATGTTTCGCAACCAAG GATCCGATAATGACAGCATGGATGATGAGAGCGAAGCAACCATGACTGGTGGTAATCCTAGCGAGATTGATCCATTTGACTTTGTCTACTCAAACATTCCAGACAACACTCACATCCTGAAACTCGCCGCAAACTGTGAACACTGCAAGGCCAGAAAATTTGAGTCTGAGACTGACGGGTTCTGCTGTCGCAATGGCCAGATCGAACTTAAGCAACCGGAACCAGTCCCAGAGTTGATGAGGCTATGGTCCAGCATGGATGCAGATTCTAGACATTTTCGGGAGAACATACGGTTCTTCAACGGGCATTTTGCCTTCACAACCCTTGGCGACAGCCTTGATGAAAACTACACAAACATGAAGTCTGGGGTGTACACATTCCGGGCACACGGCACCATCTACCACAATGTGCATTCGTTCGGGCCTAGCTCCCGTCCTGAACATCTGCAGTTGTACTTCTATGATGACGACCCAAACCTTAATCATCGTAAGGCAGCGACCAATCAATTAGACCAGGATGTCGTGAAGATGTTAGTAGACATACTCAAAGAAAACCCATACTCCCAGCAATTTAGGAGTTTGGGTGCACACAAGGACAACCTCGATGATTATAGGATAGACCTAAACACCGATAAGAGGCTTGACCAAAGAAGATATAATAGACCGCTGTCAACTGAGGTTGCTGCAATTTGGGTTGAGGGCAGTGACCTAGCCAAAAG GGGGGAGCTAGGTTGGCACCCAAAGCTACCTGAACGTAATGTTCCATGGGAGGTTGTACAACATCCTCAACTGGGccatgatgatgaggaggatgcaG AGGGGAATAGCAGGTTATGCGTCTCCGTTAGAGACTACTACTGTTACATGTTGCAAACACGGCCTGCGATCTTCAATCCCATACTCTGTGGAGCACGCCTGCTGCAGCAATGGGCGGTCGACATGTACATCAAGATTGAGAGTTGTCGGTTGAGGTGGTACAGGAAGAACCAGACGCAGATTCGTGTCGACTTGTATAAAGGAGTTGTTGATGCGATCACATCGGGGGAGACGAGAGCAAGCGCTGTTGGCACCCGAATAGTTCTCCCTGGAACATACCCTGGTGGCGACCGCGACATGAAGAAGAGGCATATGGATGCCATGGCAATTGTCCATACATACGGGAAGCCTGACATCTTCTTGACCATGACTTGCAACCCTAAATGGGAAGAGATAACAAATGAGTTGCTTCCTGGTCAGACGGCGCAAGACCGACCTGATATTGTGGCTCGCGTGTTCTACGGCAAACTAGAGGCTATGAAATACATGTTGTTCAAGAAGCATATCCTGGGTGTTGTGGTCGCTTACGTTTACGTAGTCGAGTTCCAAAAGAGGGGCCTCCCCCATGCACATTTTCTGTTGATCATGGATTCAACATATAAGCTTGTCGTCCCGGAGCAGTATGACCGACTAATTTCcgcagagctcccaaacaagcaGAAGTATCCGGAATTGCATGCATTGGTGGTAAAACATATGATGCACGGACCCTGCGGTGCTCTCAACCCGAAGAATGTTTGCATGCAAGATAACGAATGCAAGTGCAGATACCCGCGCCTGTTCAATGAGAACACAGCACAAGGCAAGGACTCATACCCAGTTTATCGGCGTAGAGACGATGGAAGCTGTGCTAAGGTCCGAGGGAAAATGTTGGACAACAGATGGGTTGTGCCTTATAACCCTTACCTTCTGCGGATGTTCAATTGCCACATCAACGTTGAGGTCTGCTCTAGCATAAAGGCCGTCAAATATCTTTACAAGTACATTTACAAGGGCCATGATAAGGCTTCTTTCAGCATCGACCAGCCCGATGCCGATGGTAACATCGATGAGATCAAGAGATACGTTGACGCAAG GGTTGCATTCAATGCACAGGCTGACTTGAAAAATGTTGTCGCCTCCGAAAATGCTTCAAAATCCAT GGTCGAGCGTTTTCAAATAGGTCGCATCGTGTCTGCCAATCCTGCCGAGGGGGAGCGATACTACCTGCGTGTGTTGCTAAACCATGTTACGGGCAAAACATCCTTCGACGACTTGCTCACCGTGGACGGCGTGCTATGTGGGAGCTTTAGAGATGCTGCTGAAAGGTTGGGACTCATCAAGGCAGACAACACGCTCGACGACTGTCTTACTGAGGCTGAGCAGTGGGCGATGCCATGTTCTCTTAGGAGGCTCTTCGCAACCATCTTGGTGCACTGCGAGCCAGGCGACGTGCGCGGTTTATGGGATAGGCACCTCGAGCCTATGTCAGATGACTATCGTCGAACACGCACGTCCCCGAACGAGGTGGAGCAGATGGTGTTGCTTGACATTAGGGGTATGTTGCAGTCCATGGGTAAAGACATTGTTGATTTCGCTCTTCCAAGCATCGATGATGCATTTGACCCAACCGAGGGCGAGGCAAGAGAGGTCATCGAGGAATCAACCGTTGAGTTTGACGTGGATGACACTAAATTGGCATCTTCCCTGAACTTGGAGCAGAGGGCCGCATACGACGAGATACTAGCGGCTGTTGAACGCGGTGATGGGGGTGTATTCTTTGTTGATGGCCCTGGAGGTACAGGAAAGACCTTCCTATACAGGGCGATGCTTGCCAAGGTGAGGAGCGATGGCAAGATTGgtatcgctaccgcgacgtcgagTGTCGCCGCTTCTATCATGCCTGGCGGCAGGACTGCCCACTCGAGGTTCAAGATCCCATTGAGTTGCGATGATGGAGCCTCGTGCAGCTTCACCAAGCAGAGTGGGACCGCCAAGCTGCTAAGGATGGCCTCATTGATAATATGGGACGAGGCCAGCATGACGAAGCGACAAGCGGTCGAGGCATTGGACAATAGCATGCGCGACATTATGGGAATACGCGACCGACCCTTTGGAGGAAAGACTGTTGTTTTTGGTGGGGACTTTAGGCAGGTGCTTCCGGTCGTCAGAAGGGGGTCGCGGGGCCAGATAATTGATGCAACCCTCCGAAGTTCTCATCTATGGAAGGGTATGCGGCAGCTTCGGCTCATCACCAACATGAGGGCTCATAATGACACGTGGTTTGCAGATTACTTGCTAAGGGTCGGCAATGGCACTGAGGATGTCGACGATCAAGGCAACATACTACTCCCTGAAGACATCTGTCTACCGTCTACAGGCGAGGTTGATGACCTGGAGAAGCTTATTGACCACGTGTTTCCGAGTCTAGATGACAACATGTCTGATTCGAATTACATGACATCTCGCGCAATCCTTTCCACGACAAACGACAATGTCGACAAGATAAACATCCGCATGATAGAGCGTTTTCATGGAGATGAAGTAATCTACCATAGCTTTGACAGTGCGGAGGACGACCCATATGGCTACTACGCTCAGGAGTTTCTGAATGGATTGACTCCTAACGGTCTTCCTCCGCATGCACTCAAGCTAAAGCTGAACTGCCCTGTCATACTTCTAAGGAACATTGATCCAGCTAATGGACTGTGTAACGGCACTAGGCTTGTTGTTAGAGGTTTTGAGAGGAACACCATTGATGCAGAAATCGTGATTGGACAACACGCTGGTAGGAGGGTCTTCCTTCCTCGAATACCTCTCTGCCCATCTGAAAACGACATGTTTCCGTTCAAGTTTAAAAGGAAGCAATTTCCTATAAGGCTTAGCTTTGCTATGACCATTAACAAGGCTCAAGGGCAGACCATCCCGATTGTTGGTGTCTACCTACCCAATCCCGTGTTCTCTCATGGTCAGCTCTATGTTGCTCTGTCTCGAGCCACCGCGAAAAGAAATATAAAGATACTCATTCAGAAGGAGAAGCCGAAGGAGAAGGCCAACAAGCAAAAGGACAATCCAAAGAAGCGAAAAAGACCGACCGTGTCCTTACTGACGTCGATGAAGAACATCGTCTACAAGGAAGTCCTTACAGGCTGA